The stretch of DNA ATGATCATCACGATCCAGTTCGCGCTGACCTACCTGGCGAAGCAGTCGGCGAGCGCGTCGGCGCGCGAGGCCTCGCGCGTCGCGCGCGTCACCGGCGACGCCGACCAGGGTCGCGCGAAGGGGATCTCCTCGGCCCAGACCCTGGGCCGCGGTGTCCTGCGCGGTCCGCAGGTCACGGTGGTCCGGGACGGCGACTTCATGCGCGCCACCGTCTCGGGCCGGGCCAACCAGCTGCTGCCCTTCATCGGCTCGCCGCGCGTGGAGGAAGTCGCGCGGGGCCGGATCGAGGAGTTCGAGGAGGACGTGCCGTGATCGGCCGGCTGCGAGAGCGCGAGCGCGGCTCGATGTCCGTCGAGGTCGTGCTGATGGTGCCGATCCTCGTCATGTTCCTCATGCTGGTGCTGGCCGGCGGCCGCTACGTGGCCGTCCGCGCCGACATCGAGTCGGCGGCGCGCGACG from Aeromicrobium phoceense encodes:
- a CDS encoding TadE/TadG family type IV pilus assembly protein — translated: MRSRARDERGASAIELVLYTPLLMIAMIITIQFALTYLAKQSASASAREASRVARVTGDADQGRAKGISSAQTLGRGVLRGPQVTVVRDGDFMRATVSGRANQLLPFIGSPRVEEVARGRIEEFEEDVP